Within Anthonomus grandis grandis chromosome 19, icAntGran1.3, whole genome shotgun sequence, the genomic segment GCTACTCGTGGGAACATCTATGATGGACCAAGATACCCAAAATACCAAAGAAGGGGGCCAAGGGCAACCTTTGCCAGCAATGGCGGGACCTAAAGGAACCGCTGTTGAGAAGTCAACGGCGGGAAGGCGAAGAAACCGCCGCTTGAAAGCCAAAGAGGGACCTGCTGGGAGGAAACGACCGTCGGGGGCTCAAAGACGAAAAGCCAAACTGTTGGCGGCCAAGGAAAGGGGGGGGACGGGGCCCAAAGAGGCACTGACACCCACCCAGACCAAGGCCAATACGAGCGAGACGCAAAAACGACATCGCTCGGAGGGAGAAACTCCGCAGGAGTCAAAAAGACCCAGGAAGAAGCCCAGGGGCCCAAGACGGGAACCAGGGCTGTCCTATCGGGATGCTGCGGCGCAACAGCAGGCAAACACCCTAAAGGGCTGGCTGCTCAACAAAACGCTCGCTCTGCAGAGCGGATCGCAAATTGCGCCCAAGTTTGCAGGCGTAAGCCAGGGTGGAGGAATCCTTCACATCACCTGTGTCGACGAGTCAACTAAAAATTGGCTCGTCGAACTGGTGCAGAAGGAAACTCCCTGGGAAGGAGCTGAACTCCAGATAACGGAGGACGGCAAACTTCCCAGACCGGTGAAGGCAATAACCTGGGTGCCGGGACCTACTGAGGAACCGAAAGCACTCCTACACAAGCTGGATGTTCAAAACAACATCAACACCAGCTTGTGGAAAGTGCTCGATATGAGGAAGGACCAGGACGACAAGGGTTGCCTGGTAACGCTCCTCATGGACGAGAAATCCTGGGCCAAAGTAAGGGGAGCGAATCAATCGCTATACCTCAACTTTGGCAGCATAAAGATCAGACTCTCGGCCAGCAGCCAAGAGAAAGAGAAGAGGGACCAGGCAACCCCTATGGAAATAGAGGGATTGCCGGGAACCTCTTCTTCCTAAAATCGCTCTCCGCAATGGGTGTGAGGCTGATACAAATAAACCTCCACCACTGCAAAGCAGCTACTGCGGCCTTACAAAAATGCATAGCCGACAATAATATTCAGATAGCCCAGATTCAGGAACCTTATACTTATAGGGGCTAGATAAGGGGACTAGGAAACCTCAACTAGTGTCAGACCCAAAAGAGGGACCTAACCTAAGAAGCTGTATCTTTATAAGAAAAGATATAGAGGCCACACCGCTGTGGGAGTTTTGTGACAGGGACACAGCGGCGGTCAAAGTGCAAATCAAAACAGCGGAGAGGAGCTACGATACAATAATAGTATCAGCATACTTTCCGCACGATCAACAAGGGGAACCACCTCCGACAACAGTTCGGAGGTTGATAGACCATCAAAGATTGGATAACCTTATAATAGGCTGTGACGCCAATGTTGTTGATGTCTCTGGCATTTTCTCATAATATTCCGACTCtacaaaacaaaaccaaaattcGTAGTCGCCCGTTATTCGTTAGTAGACACTGGAAGGTCATAATGAAATTTCATAAtttgttattcaaaataaaatttaaaagatattcaAATAGCTAggtaacaatttaaattaatcgtgcataaagttttaaatgcaTTTCTGCCTTAAAActggtataatttttattgcgcTTTTATAGCTCGATATAGCGCATATCGGATCATACAAACTTTGAAAAGCCTACTTAACCTTATAACTttcaaaaatcatattaaaataagtatactTACTGTCCTCTACTTTTATGTATTGATAACATCCACCAACGCCTTTgacatcttaatttttttttctttcgtaaaTTTTAAGCACAAGTCAATACAATAATGCAGCAATACCGGCGGCTAAAGTTTGAGCTTCCATTTTACTTCACCTAgatttaaaacttatataaatttaaaaagaaataatataaatttgatgcGCCAGAGCAAACGTTGGAACCAATATGTGTCCAATGTTTCAACTGAAAAGTTCGTAGCATCGTGTGGGAGGTACACTGGCAAAACGCCATGTGTCGAACGTTGTATCAAACGTTGGACCTAACGTTTGCCACATCGTCTGGGAGCGGCTTAAAGCGGAGAACACATATACGCGATCACGACCACGATCACGATCACGATGGCGATCAGACGCGTCCAAAGTAAAGAAATGTAGCCGCACATACTTGTCATGATGATTGATTTCACGGAAGAATTTATTGAACATGTAAAGAAACATGATGTTTTATTCGATATGGCACATCGTGATTATAAGAATGttcgtattaaaaataaagtatggGACGACATTGCCAAGGATATGGGAAATCATCATACTGGTAAGTAATAAACTATTGTTTTGTATACacataatatatttgttaatttatacTTAGCTacacatataaataaattaatgaatttattgtacagggtgtctcaaattCGTGGCTCAACATGGGGAACTCCGTAACTATGGGCAGGTTGgttaaattatagaaaagttGCGAAATTTTGAGCCTAATaatatgacatttaaaaaattaataaaacccgAACGGTTCCGAAGATAATTGAAAAAACTATcgtcgtattttaaaattagatcaCAAAGAAgcttagaaaaacattaaatcaaattttcaacattttgtttttttttttctttttatcttcGGGACCGTTCGGgttttattaatcttttaaatggcaaatatgCCGGCAATGGCAATATGCCTAACGATAGTTAGGCctaaaaatgcgcaacttttgcTAATTTAACCAACCCTGTTATGGAGATCACCCATAGTTACGGAGTTCCCCATGTTGAGGCACGAATTGGAGACACCCTGTACACTGTTCAAGTCGTGTTGTAAAGTAATTAAAGTATgtttaaataaaccaagaagtaaaatcttaaatatcaagaaaaataCTTAACAATTCCATACTTTTGGACATAATATGTGTAAGTTTATTATGAGTGACATACTTTTACAAATTACTGAAATGGGAAACAAATTTTTCACGTATCCCAAACGCTAGGTTTACCGCTCTTCTTCTATCAACTGGCAAGGGATGGAATACCTGTACTGGCATATCATTGTGTTCTTTtagattaagatatttttggtcaatatttttttcccgtAAAAAGTTGTGTAATACACAGGCTGTTTTTACAAGCTTTGTAGCCGTGCTAACTTTTACTTCTAAgggtctaaaaaaaaatctccatttgTATGCCAAAAGCGTTTTCCACAACGCGACGAGCTTTACATAGATggtaattgaatttttctttattacgGTCATATCTCGCTTGTCTGTAGGGAAATGGTCTCATTAAGTAAGTACTTAAGGTAAAAGCTTCATTGCCTATCAAAACACATGGAACCTCATCATCTTTACCGGCAAATGGCCTGTTAGGAGGAATATTAAATGTGCCATTTTCAAATCTTCTTCCCATAGCAGATTGCTCGAAGATACCTCCATTACTATTTTTACC encodes:
- the LOC126747397 gene encoding uncharacterized protein LOC126747397; this translates as MMDQDTQNTKEGGQGQPLPAMAGPKGTAVEKSTAGRRRNRRLKAKEGPAGRKRPSGAQRRKAKLLAAKERGGTGPKEALTPTQTKANTSETQKRHRSEGETPQESKRPRKKPRGPRREPGLSYRDAAAQQQANTLKGWLLNKTLALQSGSQIAPKFAGVSQGGGILHITCVDESTKNWLVELVQKETPWEGAELQITEDGKLPRPVKAITWVPGPTEEPKALLHKLDVQNNINTSLWKVLDMRKDQDDKGCLVTLLMDEKSWAKVRGANQSLYLNFGSIKIRLSASSQEKEKRDQATPMEIEGLPGTSSS